The genomic region ACGTCGCCCACCCCTTCCTTGGTGCGGTAGAAGCTCAATACGCCGGCATGGAAGATGAGCACCGTCATCGCCCCCTGGTAGAAGGTGACGAAGGCGCCGTCTTCCGAGATGTCCAGCCGCGGCGCGAAGAGGCGGTACAGGTTGAACGAGGTGAAGTCGATCTGCTTGGGCTCCAGCCCAGCCTGGATCAGGAGTTCCTCGTACTGCGTCACCACCGCCCGCGAGACGAGCGAGACCAGCAGCGACACCGAACCGTTCTCCTTCTCCTCCAGGGTCTGGTAGTCCAGGTGCACGGTGCCGATATCGAAGGGGAGGCTCTTTTTCAGCTTCCAGCGGATCACGTCCAGCCCTTCATCGCGGTTGCGGAAGCGCGCCTCCAGGTCGAGCAGCACCACCCGCCCCACCGCGTCAGGAAGGGAGACGCAGACCGAGCGCTCCCGGGTCAAAAGACGCAGGTAACCCTCCCTTAGCGCGTTGACGAACCCCTTGGGGTCGTTCACGTTGGGCTCCCGGCGCGACAGGGTCAGCATCCCCGGCGCAAAAGGGACCGAGAGCCCCGTTTCCACCTTCGGGGTCTTCCCCCCGCTCACCATGGCGAAGCTGAGCCCGCCGGCGGAGATCTCGAGTCCCAGGCCAGTCCTCGCCCTTAGCATGGCTCGCACCTACTCGACGAAAGTGACACGGTTGATCTCCTTTATCGTCGTCTCGCCCGCCAGCACCTTGGCGACCGCGCTCTCCCGCAGGAACATGGTCCCGGCGGCCTTAGCCGCCTTCTTGAGCGCCGCCACCGGCGACTTGGCGATGATCAGCTCCCTGATCTCGTCGTTTAAGTCCAAAAGCTCCACGATGGCGGAGCGGCCGCGGTACCCGGTGCCGTTGCACTCGTCGCACCCCTGAGCCTCGTAGAGGGTGAGGCCGCGGGCGCTTTCCGGGTCGATGGCGGACTCGCGCAGCTCCTCGTCGCTCACGGTGACGGGCTTGCGGCAGGCGCGGCAGATCTTCCTGACCAGGCGCTGCGCCATGACGCAGTTCAGGCAGGCCACGAAGTTGTACGGGTCGATCCCCATGTGGGTGAAGCGGCCGATGACGTCGAAGACGTTGTTGGCGTGCACCGTGGTGAAGACCAGGTGACCGGTGAGCGCCGACTGCACCGCGATCTGCGCCGTCTCCGAGTCGCGGATCTCGCCCACCATGATCTTGTCCGGGTCGTGGCGCAGGATGGAGCGCAGCCCCCGGGCGAAGGTGAGCCCCTTCTTCTCGTTGACCGGGATCTGGGTGATGCCGGAGAGGACGTACTCGACCGGGTCCTCGATGGTGATGATCTTCTCGAGGCCGGTGTGGATCTCGGTGAGGGCGCCGTAAAGGGTGGTGGTCTTGCCGGAACCGGTAGGCCCGGTGACCAGCACCATGCCGTAGGGCTCCTTGATCATCTTCCTGAAGCGCTTGATCTCGCGCGACGCCATGCCGAGGGTCTCCAGGGTGAGCCCACGGAGGTCGCTGGCAATGCTTTCCTTGTCGAGGATACGGATGACCGCGTCCTCGCCAAAGGCGCTCGGCATGATGGAGACGCGGAAGTCGATGGACTTAGCCCCGATGCGCACCTTGAAGCGGCCGTCCTGCGGGATGCGGCGCTCAGAGATGTCCAGCTCGCTCATGACCTTGAGACGGGAGATGAGCGGCCCCTGGAAGTGGGAGTCGATGGGGTCGGTCGCCTTGTAGAGGACGCCGTCGATGCGGTACTTGATGAGGACGCCGTCCTGGGCGGTCTCGATATGGATATCGGAGGCGCGCCTGGTGAGCGCGTCGAGGATGGTGGAGTTCACCAGCTTGATGATGGGACTCGTGTCAGCGGAGACGTTTTCGACCGAGAGGATCTCCTCCCCCTTGTCGGTCTCGGTCACCAGCTGCAGCATGAAGTCCTCGGAGACCTCCTTCAGCACCCGGCTGGTCCCCTCCCCCCGCTTCAGGTGGTAGGCGATTTCCGATTCGGCGGCCACCTTGAAAAGGAGCGGGCGTTCCAGAAGGAGCGCCATCTCGTCCAGCTGCAGCACCGCGGTCGGGTCCGAGATGGCAACGACCAGGAGGTCCCCCTGCAGCTCCAGCGGCACGAAATGGAAGCGGAACATGGTCTCCGGCGGGATGAAGCTGAAAAGGGACTCGTCCGGCCGGACACCCTTTAAGTCCACGTACTCGAGGCCGAACTGCTCCGCCAGCGCCACGGCCAGGACGACGTCGCTGATCAGCCCGTCGGCCAGGCAGATGATGCCCAGGCGCTCCTTGGTGCTCTGCTGCTTGTCCAGCGCGTAGGCGAGCTGGTCCGGGGTCAGGTCCCCCCGCTCCAAAAGGATGTCGCCCAGTCTTTTCTTGCGGAAAGGTTTCAGCATGGTTCCTCTAGCCGACAGTGCTGGCGATCTTGAAGATCGGCAGGTACATGGTGACGATGATGCCGCCGATGAGCACACCCATGACGATCATGATCGCCGGCTCGATGGAGGTGGTCAGTACATGGAGGTCCCGCTCGATCTCTTCCTCGAAGTAGTCCGCGATGTCGGAGAGCATCTCCTCCAGGCTCCCGGTGGTCTCGCCGACGGTGAGCATCCGAAGCGCCAGGGGGGGCATCAGCTTCATCCCTTCCAGCGCCGTGGAGAGCTTGCTCCCCTCCTCCACGCGGTGCACGGCGAGGAGCAGTCCGCGCTCCAGCACCTTGTTGTTCAACGTCCCCACAGACATCCGCATCGCCTCGACGATCGGGATACCGGAGCCGAGCACGGTTGCCAGGGTGCGGGTGAAGCCTGCCAGCGCGTAGCGGCTGGTGATGGCGCCCAGAAGGGGGGTCTTGATCTTGAAGCCGTCCACGGTGTAGCGCCCCGACTCGGTCTGCCTCCAGCGCCTGAAGGCGGCGACCCCACCCGCCACGAGGAGCAGCAACAGCGGCAGGTAATGCCGCAACAGCCCGGTGAAATTGATCAAAATCTGTGTCGGCATCGGCAGGGCCGCACCGGAATCCGCGTAGATGGTGCTGAAGGTCGGCACCACGTAGATGAGCAAAAGGCTGACCGCCACCGCCGCGACCGTGACCAGGATGGCGGGGTAGATGAGCGCGCCGATGACCTTGCCGCGGAACCCCTCGGTCCTTTTCAAAAAGGCGATGTAGCGGCGGATGGTCTGCGGCAGGTCGCCGGTCCGCTCGCCGGCGCGGATCGACGCGATGTAGAGATGGGGAAACACCCGCGGGAACTTTTCGAACGCGGCGGAAAGCGCTATCCCCCCTTTTACGTCTTCGCGGATCGCCGACAGTATCTCGTTCAACTTCCCGCCCCCGGACTCGAGGATGGTGTCGAGCGCCTGGAGGATGGGGAGCCCAGCCTTTAGCAGCACCAGGAGCTCCTGGTTGAACAAAAGGAGCTCCTTGTTGCCGATCTTCTTGCGCCCGATCCCCGACTCCAAAAGGAACTGGAACGGCTTCTTGCGCAGTTCGAAGACGACGTAACCCTGCTCTTCCAGGCTCTGCCGGAGCAGAACTGCGTTGACCGCGTCGAGCTCCTTGACCAGAACCTTGCCGTCCGAGGCGCCTATTTTACAGGTAAAAACGGGCATAAGGCAATATGAGTACCACAAAAGTGGCTGAATTAAAACCTCAAAAGAAAACCGGTTCTGTCTACGCCGGCGTCAGGCCTGGGTCATGCCGATCACCCAGGCGGCGAAACAGATCAAGGCTCCCGCCCCCCATTTCACTGCCGCCAGGCGGTCGAAGCGGTCCCGTGCCGGAAAGGCCTTCAGGATCAGCAAAATGGTGCAGGCTACGAAGCCCCAGAGCCCGCCGAGACAGACCAGGGACCAAAGCGCGTCGCTCATGACACCCCCCGTTCTGGCAAAAGGCCTCGCAGAAGCGACCCTAACTTCAGCTTCCAGACCATGACCACAGCCTCGCGCACGATCCTCTTCGACATCTTCGAAGTCCCGGCGTGCCGGTCTATGAAGATGATGGGGACCTCGCTGATGCTAAACCCCTTCTCCTTGACGCGGTAGTTCATCTCGATCTGGAAGGAGTAGCCGTCCGAACGGACCTTGGCGAGATCGATCGCCTTCAGCGTTTCGGCGCGGAAGCACTTGAAGCCGCTGGTGCAGTCGGAGATGGTGAGGCCGGTGATGACGCGCGTGTAGACGCTGGCGAAGTAGCTCAGCATGAGGCGGCGCAGCGGCCAGTTCACCACGCTTACCCCGTTCAGGTAGCGGGAGCCGATGACCAGGTCGGAGCGCCTCAGCTCCTCGAAGAAATAGGGGATCACCGCGGGATCGTGGGAGAAATCGGCGTCCATCTGCACCACCGCGTCGGCCCCAAGCGAAAGCGCGCGGGCGAAGCCTTCCCGGTAGGCGGACCCAAGCCCAAGCTTCCCCTTACGGTGCAGCACCGTCACCCGGCCGGTCTCAGCCGCCAGCGCCTCGGCCACCTCTCCGGTGCCGTCCGGCGAGTTGTCGTCCACCACCAGCAATTCCAGCGAGGGGTCTAGGGAAAGTACCTGCCGGGCCAACCGCTCCAAGTTGTCCCTTTCGTTGTAGGTGGGTATCACCACGATCGGTTTGATGGGCTTCAAGAGGACTCGCTTTCTTTTGACTAGAGATGACCGGAAAAAGACAAAAAAAGGGCCCAGCCGGGGCGCGCTGCGCCTGGGTTGGGACATCGCAGAGAATAAACGATTTGCCTCGGGCAAGTCAAGACAAAGGGGCGCAGGCTGAGCCGGTCAGGCTGCTGCAGTTTCGGCGCTGGCGGGAGCAAAGGGAAAAAGAAAAAGGGAAGATCGCATCTGCGATCTTCCCTTTCAATGGCGGGGTTGACGGGGCTCGAACCCGCGACTTCCAGCGTGACAGGCTGGCACTCTAACCGACTGAGCTACAACCCCAAGACTTCAAGACGGTTCGACGTTCAAAGACGTCAACCGTCCCGTTCCTGGGTTCTTGGTTCCAACGTTAATGGTTGAACCTTGAACTTTTTCTTTTGGTGGGTGAAGAGGGGATCGAACCCCCGACATCCAGCTTGTAAGGCTGGCGCTCTCCCAGCTGAGCTATTCACCCTTTAGATATGTATGGCGGGGTTGACGGGGCTCGAACCCGCGACTTCCAGCGTGACAGGCTGGCACTCTAACCGACTGAGCTACAACCCCGCATGTACAACTTTTCTGCTTTAGCTGTTTACCAGGTCCTTCAGCGTGTTCCCCGGCTTGAACTTCGGCGCTGCCGAAGCGGCGATCTCGATCTTCTTGCCGGTCTGCGGGTTCTGGCCGGTCCTCGCGGCGCGCTGCGCGACGCTGAAGGTGCCGAAGCCGACGAGGGTGACCTTATCGCCTGCTGCGAGGCAGTTGGTCAGCGCGTCCAAAATTCCCATGAGGGACTTCTCAGCATCGACCTTGGTTAACTGGGCTTCTTCTGCTATGGCGCTTACCAGCTCTGCCTTATTCATTGCTCCTCCCGGTCTGCATCGCAAAGTGAAGACATCTTATACCAGAGCCCCGTCGCGGCTGTCAATCTTTTTTCTGCGGCTTTTTTTCTAATGTGGCACAACTGAATTTTCGGCCACGGCGACGGTCGCATCGCCGTAGAGCGCGGCCGGAGCGAGCCCGACCGGTGCGAGCAGCGCGTACCCCAGCACCTCGTCCATGTGGGCCACCGGGTGCACGGTGATGCCGGCGCGGATCTCCTTGGGGATCTCCGCCAGGTCCTTCTCGTTCTCCTTGGGGATCAGCACGGTCCGGATCCCCCCACGCCCTGCCGCTAGAAGCTTCTCCTTGAGGCCGCCGATGGGGAGCACCGTGCCGCGCAGGGTCACCTCGCCGGTCATGGCGATGTCGCGCCTCACCGGCCTCCTGGTGAGCGCCGAGGTGAGCGCGCAGGCCATGGCTATGCCGGCCGAAGGGCCGTCCTTGGGTATCGCCCCTTCCGGGACGTGAATGTGGATGTCCAGGTGCTGGTAGAAGTCCTTGGCGAAGCCGAGCAGCTCCCCTCGCGAGCGGACGTAGGTCATCGCCGCCTGCGCCGACTCCTGCATCACCTCGCCGAGCTTCCCGGTCACGGTCAGCTTACCCTTGCCCGGCAGGGACACCACCTCGATGTTCAGGAGCTCCCCACCCACCTCGGTCCAGGCAAGGCCGGTCACGAGCCCGACGGCGTCCTCGAGCCCGGCCTCCCCGTACTTGAACCGGGGTGCGCCCAGGTAGCCGGCTATCTGGCGCGGCTGCACGGTGCGGCGCAGTTTCCCGCCGC from Citrifermentans bremense harbors:
- a CDS encoding HU family DNA-binding protein, whose translation is MRCRPGGAMNKAELVSAIAEEAQLTKVDAEKSLMGILDALTNCLAAGDKVTLVGFGTFSVAQRAARTGQNPQTGKKIEIAASAAPKFKPGNTLKDLVNS
- the pilM gene encoding type IV pilus biogenesis protein PilM, which codes for MLRARTGLGLEISAGGLSFAMVSGGKTPKVETGLSVPFAPGMLTLSRREPNVNDPKGFVNALREGYLRLLTRERSVCVSLPDAVGRVVLLDLEARFRNRDEGLDVIRWKLKKSLPFDIGTVHLDYQTLEEKENGSVSLLVSLVSRAVVTQYEELLIQAGLEPKQIDFTSFNLYRLFAPRLDISEDGAFVTFYQGAMTVLIFHAGVLSFYRTKEGVGDVQNLYREVNSSFLVYGDRFPGQAVGEVLCMAAPADAESFRALVAEAAGIEPVLLDLERMVQQAPALGLDRPALHALAGSMGAALRSLP
- a CDS encoding GspE/PulE family protein, with amino-acid sequence MLKPFRKKRLGDILLERGDLTPDQLAYALDKQQSTKERLGIICLADGLISDVVLAVALAEQFGLEYVDLKGVRPDESLFSFIPPETMFRFHFVPLELQGDLLVVAISDPTAVLQLDEMALLLERPLLFKVAAESEIAYHLKRGEGTSRVLKEVSEDFMLQLVTETDKGEEILSVENVSADTSPIIKLVNSTILDALTRRASDIHIETAQDGVLIKYRIDGVLYKATDPIDSHFQGPLISRLKVMSELDISERRIPQDGRFKVRIGAKSIDFRVSIMPSAFGEDAVIRILDKESIASDLRGLTLETLGMASREIKRFRKMIKEPYGMVLVTGPTGSGKTTTLYGALTEIHTGLEKIITIEDPVEYVLSGITQIPVNEKKGLTFARGLRSILRHDPDKIMVGEIRDSETAQIAVQSALTGHLVFTTVHANNVFDVIGRFTHMGIDPYNFVACLNCVMAQRLVRKICRACRKPVTVSDEELRESAIDPESARGLTLYEAQGCDECNGTGYRGRSAIVELLDLNDEIRELIIAKSPVAALKKAAKAAGTMFLRESAVAKVLAGETTIKEINRVTFVE
- a CDS encoding polyprenol monophosphomannose synthase; translation: MKPIKPIVVIPTYNERDNLERLARQVLSLDPSLELLVVDDNSPDGTGEVAEALAAETGRVTVLHRKGKLGLGSAYREGFARALSLGADAVVQMDADFSHDPAVIPYFFEELRRSDLVIGSRYLNGVSVVNWPLRRLMLSYFASVYTRVITGLTISDCTSGFKCFRAETLKAIDLAKVRSDGYSFQIEMNYRVKEKGFSISEVPIIFIDRHAGTSKMSKRIVREAVVMVWKLKLGSLLRGLLPERGVS
- a CDS encoding type II secretion system F family protein, whose translation is MPVFTCKIGASDGKVLVKELDAVNAVLLRQSLEEQGYVVFELRKKPFQFLLESGIGRKKIGNKELLLFNQELLVLLKAGLPILQALDTILESGGGKLNEILSAIREDVKGGIALSAAFEKFPRVFPHLYIASIRAGERTGDLPQTIRRYIAFLKRTEGFRGKVIGALIYPAILVTVAAVAVSLLLIYVVPTFSTIYADSGAALPMPTQILINFTGLLRHYLPLLLLLVAGGVAAFRRWRQTESGRYTVDGFKIKTPLLGAITSRYALAGFTRTLATVLGSGIPIVEAMRMSVGTLNNKVLERGLLLAVHRVEEGSKLSTALEGMKLMPPLALRMLTVGETTGSLEEMLSDIADYFEEEIERDLHVLTTSIEPAIMIVMGVLIGGIIVTMYLPIFKIASTVG